A region from the Pelobates fuscus isolate aPelFus1 chromosome 3, aPelFus1.pri, whole genome shotgun sequence genome encodes:
- the LOC134602050 gene encoding olfactory receptor 10A7-like, with product MGSINQTIVTEILLLGFQDLLHFKMLFLFFLPVFLILTVYGNILIIWLVASNSSLQSPMYFFLTQLSISDLLLTTTIVPNTLYIICSEGVISFKGCIIQFYFYASSIVFECLLLSIMGYDRYLAICNPLRYSSLMNPMVCITLAIMSWMLSFSTELIVMTSIIQLQFCGPNRIDHFFCDLGPLLELSCSDTALFELETLVSCVPFTLFPLIIIAVSYVYIIQAALRISTTSGRAKVFSTCSSHLTVVSIFYGTLTGNYMIPSKRKSLTVNKIASLLYTVVTPMINPIIYSLRNKDIREAVGKFLVK from the coding sequence ATGGGGTCCATAAACCAGACAATTGTCACTGAGATTCTTCTCCTAGGATTTCAGGATCTACTACATTTCaagatgttatttttatttttccttcctgTTTTCCTTATTTTGACCGTGTATGGAAATATTCTGATTATTTGGCTGGTGGCATCTAACAGCAGTCTCCAGTCTCCCATGTACTTCTTCCTAACGCAACTGTCCATTTCTGATTTGCTCTTAACCACAACCATTGTTCCCAACACACTTTATATTATATGTAGTGAAGGAGTCATATCATTTAAAGGTTGTATTATTCAATTTTATTTCTATGCTTCCTCTATCGTATTTGAGTGTCTCCTTTTGTCCATAATGGGTTATGACAGATATCTTGCCATCTGTAATCCACTGAGATATAGTTCTTTAATGAACCCTATGGTATGCATTACATTGGCTATCATGTCTTGGATGTTAAGTTTTTCTACAGaattaattgtaatgacatcaatAATCCAACTTCAGTTTTGTGGCCCAAATCGTATTGATCATTTCTTCTGTGATCTTGGTCCACTATTAGAACTTTCGTGTTCAGACACTGCGCTTTTTGAATTGGAAACTCTCGTATCATGTGTACCATTTACTTTATTTCCacttataattattgcagtttcttacgTATATATTATCCAGGCTGCCCTTAGGATCTCCACCACAAGTGGAAGAGCAAAAGTCTTCTCCACGTGCAGCTCCCACCTGACTGTGGTTTCAATATTCTACGGCACACTAACTGGAAATTATATGATTCCTTCCAAAAGAAAATCTTTGACTGTCAATAAAATTGCTTCCCTGTTGTACACTGTGGTGACTCCTATGATTAACCCAATTATATACAGTCTAAGAAATAAAGATATTAGGGAAGCTGTGGGAAAGTTTTTGGTAAAATGA